A region of Candidatus Cloacimonadaceae bacterium DNA encodes the following proteins:
- a CDS encoding radical SAM protein, giving the protein MKDKRKHLIYPIFLPMQGCPRLCIYCDQNKISGSADFDLSSSVKGAAEFVQRHIGKEKEIAFYGGTFTALEEDFRDELIQAYRAVSDEQTSFRISTHPSYIDDAILDWCEAAGIKCIELGIQDFDDEVLKQSGRGYSHAEAMNASKLVKERGFELGVQLMPGLPGASESSIQRNKSALEELKPEYLRLYPLIVVKGTPLAQMYERGEYLPMALEEAISQCAAYLELTHRLGIKVIKLGIPSNIAESDILAGPWHPAFGELVKAEILVRRLEIESPPGQIIYLDKKQYALLMAHDALYLKILQKRIENCSIMPTE; this is encoded by the coding sequence ATGAAAGACAAAAGAAAACACCTGATCTACCCGATATTTCTGCCCATGCAGGGTTGTCCGCGGCTCTGCATCTATTGCGATCAGAACAAGATCAGCGGCAGTGCGGATTTTGATCTGTCAAGCTCCGTGAAGGGCGCAGCGGAGTTTGTGCAGCGCCACATAGGCAAGGAAAAAGAGATCGCTTTCTATGGAGGCACCTTCACCGCTTTGGAGGAAGATTTCAGGGATGAACTGATTCAGGCTTACAGAGCCGTCTCGGATGAACAAACCAGCTTTCGCATCTCCACGCATCCATCCTATATCGATGACGCCATTCTTGATTGGTGCGAAGCCGCGGGGATAAAATGCATCGAACTGGGGATTCAGGATTTTGACGATGAGGTGCTGAAACAAAGCGGACGCGGATACTCTCACGCGGAAGCTATGAACGCCTCAAAACTCGTGAAAGAACGAGGTTTCGAACTGGGGGTGCAATTGATGCCCGGCTTGCCGGGAGCAAGCGAATCCAGCATCCAAAGAAACAAATCCGCTCTGGAAGAACTGAAGCCCGAATATCTGCGTCTCTATCCTTTGATCGTCGTCAAAGGCACGCCCCTGGCGCAGATGTATGAAAGAGGAGAATATCTGCCGATGGCTTTGGAAGAGGCGATCAGCCAATGCGCAGCTTATCTCGAACTGACGCACAGACTCGGCATAAAAGTGATCAAACTGGGCATCCCCTCAAATATCGCGGAAAGCGACATCCTCGCCGGACCCTGGCATCCCGCTTTCGGAGAACTGGTCAAGGCGGAGATCCTCGTCCGCAGGCTTGAAATAGAATCCCCTCCCGGTCAGATCATATATCTGGACAAAAAACAATATGCTCTGCTAATGGCGCACGATGCCCTGTATCTGAAAATACTACAAAAACGGATTGAAAATTGCTCGATTATGCCAACCGAGTGA
- the prmC gene encoding peptide chain release factor N(5)-glutamine methyltransferase, translating into MKIAQGLAFCNSALSLQHEIKYLLSELSGLSVPELALHAQDELEEETGALFLSSLERLRKHEPVQYILGRAWFWGLELEVNPAVLIPRHETELLVELALKELSDDETVIDIGTGSGAIAIALKKERPGLKIIATDISPAALETAKRNAESLACEIDFRVCDIFPEEGMRFDLIISNPPYVSEGEFAKLDEKIRLFEPSNALLAMGEGLDFYRKILSCAPSYLKPGGRIIFEHGYTQREAIKKIAFEHGFKAAGEYRDLNDYDRCLVFTEADGGIDG; encoded by the coding sequence ATGAAGATCGCGCAGGGTCTCGCCTTTTGCAATTCCGCCCTTTCTTTGCAGCATGAGATCAAATATCTGCTGTCGGAACTGAGCGGATTATCCGTTCCGGAGCTTGCTCTTCACGCTCAGGACGAGCTTGAAGAAGAGACTGGAGCTTTGTTTCTGAGCTCTTTGGAGCGTTTGAGAAAGCATGAACCGGTGCAGTACATACTGGGTAGGGCATGGTTTTGGGGATTGGAACTGGAAGTGAATCCTGCGGTGCTGATTCCCCGTCATGAGACGGAACTGCTTGTGGAACTGGCGCTTAAAGAACTGAGTGATGACGAGACGGTGATCGATATCGGTACCGGTTCGGGAGCTATCGCAATTGCTTTGAAAAAGGAAAGACCGGGCTTGAAGATAATCGCCACGGATATCAGTCCCGCGGCGCTGGAAACGGCAAAGCGAAATGCTGAAAGCCTCGCTTGTGAGATAGATTTTCGCGTTTGTGATATCTTTCCGGAAGAGGGAATGCGGTTTGATCTGATCATCAGTAATCCGCCTTATGTCTCTGAAGGGGAATTTGCCAAGCTGGATGAAAAGATCAGGCTGTTTGAGCCCTCAAACGCGTTGTTGGCGATGGGTGAGGGGCTGGATTTCTATCGTAAAATACTATCTTGTGCACCCAGCTACCTGAAACCCGGCGGAAGGATCATCTTCGAGCATGGTTATACCCAGCGGGAGGCTATCAAAAAGATCGCCTTTGAGCATGGTTTTAAAGCGGCCGGAGAATATCGGGATTTGAACGATTATGACCGTTGCCTCGTGTTTACAGAGGCAGATGGAGGAATAGATGGATAA
- a CDS encoding response regulator, translated as MTLEPPKLLIVDDSISIVNSLCKILELQGYQVDSAFNGSDALRNIRENQYDLVICDIDMPGITGLDLLDRVRKDYDRELDVILMTGFLEHDYFIQAIRLGAADFIRKPVESKQMLRSIKSILERRNYKVNMEKFLILLEVVNISFQIDPRKFAQYGFSKVFNKYLLNNTALPKNLMNEILICADEMIYNAYLHGTLELDKEQRHFGFAHLQDVIAEKLALEHIAKRRIRFSFTVDQLKDEICIRVEDDGNGFDYVSTLKLLEQENQLNTDGHGRGLSMLYHLCDKLEFTDGGRVVQIKRSLKAKTIAGA; from the coding sequence ATGACGCTTGAACCTCCGAAACTGCTCATCGTCGATGACAGCATCAGCATCGTCAATAGCCTCTGCAAGATCCTTGAATTGCAGGGTTATCAGGTCGATTCTGCCTTCAACGGCAGCGACGCTTTGCGCAATATCCGCGAAAACCAATATGACCTGGTGATCTGTGATATCGATATGCCCGGAATCACCGGGCTCGATTTGCTCGACCGGGTTCGAAAAGACTATGATCGTGAACTGGATGTGATCCTCATGACCGGCTTTCTGGAACATGATTATTTCATCCAGGCGATCCGTCTCGGAGCGGCTGATTTCATCCGCAAACCCGTGGAGAGCAAGCAGATGCTGCGTTCTATCAAGTCTATTTTGGAACGCAGAAACTACAAGGTCAACATGGAGAAGTTCCTCATTCTTTTGGAAGTAGTCAACATCAGCTTCCAGATCGACCCCAGGAAGTTTGCCCAATACGGTTTCTCCAAGGTTTTCAACAAATACCTGTTGAACAATACAGCCCTGCCAAAAAACTTGATGAACGAGATATTGATCTGCGCGGATGAGATGATCTACAATGCCTATCTCCATGGTACGCTTGAGCTTGACAAAGAACAGCGACACTTCGGCTTTGCCCACTTGCAGGATGTGATCGCTGAAAAACTGGCGCTGGAACACATTGCAAAACGCCGCATCAGATTCTCCTTCACCGTCGATCAGCTCAAAGACGAAATCTGTATCAGGGTGGAGGATGACGGCAACGGTTTCGACTATGTTAGCACGCTCAAACTTCTGGAACAGGAAAACCAGCTCAACACGGACGGGCATGGCAGAGGACTTTCCATGCTCTATCATCTTTGCGACAAGCTGGAGTTTACCGATGGCGGCAGAGTCGTGCAGATCAAGCGCTCGCTAAAAGCCAAGACAATTGCCGGGGCATGA
- a CDS encoding DUF5723 family protein, whose product MRKLFLFLILSLSAFALFGTNYAGKGMMYSDSYMLRAKGSEANYWNPALISENYGDLWLPALNSGFYAANNSLDLDIYNHIMKKKYLDDSDKQKLLNMIDENLNITVGGQSSILGLTFGNVALTSSIHYYAKAAVSEKYLELLLYGNAEEHYEFGKKHNNLAALSYVDFTLGYGDITLPLPESVPTIKAGIGASLLVGIQDIHTSHYHGSFSSTIDGLSLHQDITLKTGGGGAGFKAMLGLVSEPLPNLFAGITLDNIFGFINWGLVRENLNYSLSADSVYVANLDDDIFEWEKTREKADAFSTSFPLELRLATLYRTRQAVLSTDFVQGFGSSIMTSKIGRISFGAELLPIPMMPIHLGVGLGNSEYPWRVSYGIGLKIRPVEFGIGMQSFESILPGVKTKGVAFASYFRFSL is encoded by the coding sequence ATGAGAAAGCTATTTTTGTTCCTGATCCTGTCCCTGAGCGCGTTCGCGTTGTTTGGCACCAACTATGCCGGCAAGGGGATGATGTATTCGGATAGCTATATGCTGCGCGCCAAAGGCAGCGAGGCAAACTATTGGAATCCCGCCTTGATCAGTGAAAACTATGGCGATCTCTGGCTGCCCGCCCTGAATTCAGGGTTCTATGCGGCAAATAACTCACTTGATCTGGATATCTATAACCATATCATGAAAAAGAAGTATCTTGACGACAGCGACAAACAAAAGCTGCTGAATATGATCGACGAGAATCTCAACATCACTGTCGGTGGTCAAAGCAGCATCTTGGGACTGACTTTCGGCAACGTGGCGCTCACCAGTTCCATCCATTATTATGCCAAGGCGGCAGTCTCGGAGAAGTATCTGGAGCTATTGCTCTATGGCAATGCGGAAGAACATTATGAGTTTGGCAAAAAGCACAATAACCTCGCCGCGCTCAGCTATGTCGATTTTACTCTTGGCTATGGAGATATCACGCTACCTTTGCCGGAAAGCGTTCCCACGATCAAAGCCGGAATCGGAGCGAGCCTTCTGGTTGGAATCCAAGATATTCACACCAGCCATTATCATGGTAGTTTCAGCTCTACCATCGATGGTCTCAGCTTGCATCAGGATATCACCCTCAAGACCGGTGGCGGGGGAGCAGGATTTAAAGCGATGCTGGGTCTCGTCTCCGAGCCTCTGCCAAACCTCTTTGCCGGTATCACTCTGGACAACATCTTCGGCTTCATCAATTGGGGGCTTGTGCGTGAAAACCTGAACTATAGCCTTTCCGCAGACAGTGTCTATGTAGCCAATCTGGATGACGATATCTTTGAGTGGGAAAAAACCAGGGAAAAGGCAGATGCCTTCAGCACGTCGTTTCCTCTGGAGCTGCGTCTGGCAACGCTATACCGCACACGGCAGGCAGTCCTTTCCACGGATTTTGTGCAGGGATTCGGTTCCTCGATCATGACCTCCAAGATCGGTAGAATCTCTTTCGGCGCGGAACTTCTTCCCATCCCGATGATGCCCATCCATCTCGGAGTGGGGCTTGGAAACAGCGAATATCCCTGGCGCGTGTCCTATGGCATCGGTTTGAAGATCCGCCCCGTCGAATTTGGCATCGGTATGCAGTCCTTTGAATCCATCCTTCCGGGAGTGAAGACCAAAGGCGTGGCTTTCGCGTCTTACTTCAGATTCAGTCTGTGA
- the murA gene encoding UDP-N-acetylglucosamine 1-carboxyvinyltransferase, with amino-acid sequence MDKFIIEGNRELSGSISVSGAKNAILPVMAACLLAPGKSMLRNVPHLIDLKTMAHLLRVIGARIEYENGWMSIDSRDVCFKEAPYELVSKMRASIYVLGPLLARLGEARVSFPGGCAIGTRPVDLHLKAMEALGAEINIEHGYIHAKAKQLTGADIYFEKSSVGATINAMMAAVLAKGTTRMFNAAMEPEVDATIDILNKMGAKISGKESTTIRIEGVDDLFPVEMTMIPDRIEAGTFLIAAALSTKPVIVENCEPEHLRVLIDKLREAGCEMIIGKTSITMNPPKIIKPVNILTLPHPGFPTDLQAQFTVLMCLADGVSFIEDTIFPDRFMHVAELNRLQANIRLDRNIATVKGVKELSGAEVMATDLRASAALVLAGIVAQDKTSVSRIYHIDRGYDRIEEKLNGIGARITRENA; translated from the coding sequence ATGGATAAGTTTATCATTGAAGGAAACCGGGAGCTGAGCGGATCGATCAGCGTGAGCGGAGCTAAAAACGCCATCCTGCCGGTGATGGCAGCCTGCCTTTTGGCACCTGGAAAATCGATGCTGCGCAACGTGCCGCATTTGATTGATCTGAAGACAATGGCGCATCTTTTGCGCGTTATCGGTGCCCGGATCGAATATGAAAACGGGTGGATGAGTATCGATTCCCGGGATGTGTGTTTCAAAGAAGCGCCCTATGAACTGGTGAGCAAGATGCGCGCCTCGATTTATGTGTTGGGACCGCTTTTGGCGAGACTTGGTGAGGCAAGGGTTTCCTTTCCCGGAGGTTGCGCGATCGGCACGCGCCCTGTGGATCTTCATCTCAAGGCGATGGAAGCCTTGGGCGCAGAGATCAACATCGAGCATGGATACATCCACGCCAAGGCGAAGCAGCTGACCGGCGCGGATATCTATTTCGAAAAATCCAGCGTTGGAGCCACCATCAATGCCATGATGGCGGCTGTGCTGGCAAAAGGCACCACGCGCATGTTCAATGCTGCGATGGAACCGGAGGTCGATGCCACCATCGATATCCTCAATAAAATGGGTGCAAAGATCAGTGGAAAGGAAAGCACCACCATCCGCATCGAGGGTGTGGACGACCTGTTTCCCGTGGAAATGACCATGATCCCGGATCGCATCGAAGCCGGAACTTTTCTCATTGCCGCTGCTTTGAGCACAAAACCGGTAATTGTGGAAAACTGCGAGCCGGAGCACCTGAGGGTGCTCATCGACAAGCTCCGCGAAGCCGGCTGCGAGATGATTATTGGAAAAACCAGCATCACCATGAACCCGCCCAAGATCATCAAACCGGTGAATATCCTCACGCTTCCGCATCCGGGATTTCCCACCGACCTGCAGGCGCAATTCACTGTGTTGATGTGCCTTGCGGATGGCGTTAGTTTCATTGAGGACACTATTTTCCCGGATAGATTCATGCACGTGGCGGAGCTCAACCGCTTGCAGGCAAACATCCGGCTGGATCGAAACATCGCCACCGTCAAAGGCGTGAAGGAACTCAGCGGCGCGGAAGTGATGGCAACGGATTTGAGAGCCAGCGCGGCTTTGGTGCTTGCCGGAATCGTCGCTCAGGACAAGACTAGCGTTTCCCGCATCTATCACATCGACCGTGGTTATGACCGCATCGAAGAAAAACTGAATGGCATCGGTGCCAGGATCACAAGAGAGAATGCCTGA
- a CDS encoding phosphatidylglycerol lysyltransferase domain-containing protein — protein MLKLQSLNTAHIPLLREYFSLYSHEACDYSICNLMTWGRIYDNQFALWREHLVIFIPRFQYVFFPVGKGLVPEELTELLSLFHLDFKDAELILIPEEYLSANPEMELFFEIREDRAWADYIYSTEKMVSLSGKKLAKKKNLVSQFIRAYPDYKVLKITPDRRDVIISFTEKWRREREAEGIYLNTEFIAIKNALDMWNELPIEGLIICLHNRIVAYSIFSEQTPKMATIHFEKFDPDKKGSGQIVNWETAKHLSQRYAWINREQDIGLPGLRQAKLSYMPDYLIKFFSAKVKSQENKHYHQHP, from the coding sequence ATGTTGAAACTGCAAAGCCTCAATACCGCCCATATTCCTTTATTGCGCGAATACTTCAGTCTCTATTCCCATGAAGCCTGCGACTATTCGATCTGCAACCTGATGACCTGGGGACGCATCTACGACAACCAGTTTGCCCTCTGGCGCGAGCATCTGGTAATCTTCATTCCCCGCTTCCAATACGTATTTTTTCCCGTGGGAAAAGGGCTCGTGCCGGAAGAGTTAACAGAACTGCTCAGCCTTTTTCACCTTGATTTCAAGGATGCGGAGTTGATCCTGATTCCGGAGGAATATCTCTCCGCCAATCCCGAGATGGAGCTCTTTTTTGAAATCAGGGAAGACCGCGCCTGGGCGGATTATATCTATTCCACCGAGAAAATGGTGAGCCTCAGCGGCAAAAAGCTGGCAAAAAAGAAAAACCTGGTTTCTCAATTCATCCGTGCCTACCCAGATTACAAGGTGCTGAAAATTACCCCCGACCGCAGGGATGTGATCATTAGTTTCACGGAAAAATGGCGGCGCGAGCGCGAAGCAGAAGGCATCTACCTGAATACCGAGTTCATCGCGATCAAAAACGCGCTGGACATGTGGAACGAACTACCGATCGAAGGGCTGATTATATGTTTGCACAACCGCATCGTCGCCTATTCCATTTTCAGCGAGCAAACACCCAAGATGGCGACCATCCACTTTGAGAAATTTGACCCGGACAAAAAAGGCAGCGGGCAGATCGTCAACTGGGAGACGGCGAAGCACCTCTCCCAACGCTATGCCTGGATTAACCGCGAACAGGATATCGGGCTTCCGGGCTTGCGGCAGGCAAAGCTTTCCTACATGCCGGATTATCTGATCAAGTTCTTCTCCGCAAAAGTTAAAAGCCAGGAAAATAAGCATTATCACCAGCATCCATAA
- a CDS encoding GLUG motif-containing protein yields MLAICTGLVSQVGSHPGGGTGTSANPYQIANLSNLYWIAESSGRWAYFYIMTQGIDATPTSTWFGGSGWNTIGTPTEPFIGSFNGNGHSINNLFLNRNSLAYYGLFGASYQANISNIVMNNPNITGGHSAGAVVGHSYHSAILNCQVIGGQVRGNDPVGGMIGHAQNSSVTNCHSSAQVTGLLYTIGGLIGESYLSTISNCSTNSYVVANVGSGTNSSGYGIGGLVGWMSSSTVSGCFSDCVIVANANKWVGGLVGFSEGQILNSHSTGSITCSGEKPGGLVGNTVNGGVVNSYYNMDTFLINGVPTLSIGGLPGGMYNEWLNNGRNLDINDFLVQDSGRYLIQSASDILALMAFAQNPAYNYLLSVDIDMSSLSGYFIPLLKGDFDGDGHSISNLYIGGGARRDVGFFGQANSADIRDLNLIDFNVTGGANIGALVGLVSQYSSIINCHGNGNASAIEGFTALGGLIGSAIRSQIDSCSVAITCQSPASSLSSVGGMIGYMERSTLRHSNSSGSITADWLVGGLAGYISTFSSVEHSHSNANVDGCHLVGGLVGFSIDNCVVTHCYSTGAVTGDSFVGGLAGSIDINSYINMSCSSSNVVASIMTGGGLVALLSNSHIVNCYSTGNVTGNDNVGGLVGDIYIYYASATVTTSYSTGAVSGGGSYVGGLIGGRTICYITNSYWDMESSGMTYSNGGEGRTTAEMVFPHAANTFVGWDFSRIWSGDFFHEVNGGYPYLRNTIPGSPTSEIVLKVPRPTLKSYPNPFNPNTTISFDLPRATETRLDVFNIRGQKVKTLCSALFPAGSHSIVWNGRDDNGIACASGIYLCRLSFENKTLNLKMMLIK; encoded by the coding sequence ATGCTTGCGATTTGCACAGGACTGGTCTCCCAGGTCGGCAGCCATCCTGGCGGCGGAACCGGAACTTCCGCAAATCCTTATCAAATCGCTAATTTGAGTAACCTCTACTGGATCGCAGAAAGCTCCGGCAGATGGGCGTATTTTTATATTATGACTCAGGGTATCGACGCTACTCCCACCTCCACGTGGTTCGGGGGCTCGGGTTGGAACACAATCGGCACTCCCACAGAACCTTTTATCGGTAGTTTCAACGGCAACGGACACTCCATCAACAACCTTTTCCTCAATCGCAACTCTTTGGCTTACTACGGTTTGTTTGGCGCATCCTATCAGGCAAATATTTCAAACATCGTGATGAATAACCCAAATATTACCGGAGGTCACTCCGCAGGCGCCGTAGTGGGACATTCCTATCATTCTGCGATTTTAAATTGTCAGGTCATAGGCGGGCAGGTGAGAGGGAACGATCCTGTCGGAGGAATGATCGGCCACGCGCAAAATTCCAGCGTGACCAACTGTCATAGCTCTGCCCAAGTAACCGGCTTGTTATATACGATCGGCGGCCTCATCGGAGAGTCCTACCTATCTACCATTAGCAACTGCAGCACGAATTCTTACGTCGTTGCAAACGTTGGTAGCGGGACCAACTCATCAGGCTATGGAATTGGAGGTTTGGTCGGCTGGATGAGTTCTTCAACGGTGAGTGGTTGTTTCAGCGACTGCGTGATCGTAGCCAACGCAAACAAATGGGTTGGTGGATTGGTTGGCTTTTCCGAAGGGCAAATCCTCAATTCCCACAGCACCGGATCAATCACCTGCAGCGGAGAAAAACCGGGCGGTTTGGTCGGCAATACCGTCAATGGCGGAGTAGTGAACAGCTATTACAATATGGATACTTTTCTAATCAACGGAGTTCCAACTCTTAGCATCGGAGGTTTGCCCGGAGGAATGTATAATGAATGGCTGAATAACGGCAGAAATCTTGATATAAACGACTTTCTCGTACAAGACTCAGGACGCTATCTCATCCAATCAGCGTCGGATATTCTGGCACTGATGGCGTTTGCCCAGAATCCGGCTTATAATTACTTGCTGAGCGTTGATATCGACATGAGCTCTTTGTCAGGCTATTTCATTCCGTTGCTGAAAGGCGATTTTGACGGTGACGGACACTCGATCTCGAATCTTTACATCGGTGGCGGGGCAAGAAGAGATGTCGGATTCTTTGGACAGGCAAACTCTGCGGATATCAGAGATCTGAACTTGATCGATTTCAATGTAACTGGAGGTGCGAACATTGGTGCACTGGTCGGTCTGGTCTCGCAATACTCCAGCATCATAAATTGCCATGGCAATGGAAACGCGAGTGCGATCGAAGGTTTTACCGCTCTCGGTGGTTTAATCGGGAGCGCGATACGCAGTCAGATAGACAGTTGCTCCGTTGCCATAACATGTCAAAGCCCGGCATCAAGCCTTTCCAGCGTCGGTGGGATGATTGGCTATATGGAGCGATCCACTCTCCGCCACAGCAACAGTTCGGGCAGCATAACGGCAGATTGGCTCGTTGGTGGGTTGGCTGGTTATATCTCCACTTTCAGTAGTGTGGAACATTCCCATAGCAATGCGAATGTCGATGGTTGTCATTTAGTTGGCGGTTTGGTCGGTTTTAGCATTGATAATTGCGTTGTCACTCATTGCTACAGCACAGGAGCGGTCACAGGTGACTCATTCGTAGGTGGATTGGCAGGATCGATAGACATAAATAGCTACATTAATATGAGTTGTAGTTCATCAAACGTGGTCGCATCCATTATGACAGGCGGAGGTTTGGTGGCGTTATTATCCAATTCCCATATCGTGAATTGCTACAGCACCGGCAACGTGACGGGAAACGACAATGTTGGCGGCTTGGTCGGCGATATTTACATCTATTATGCCTCTGCGACAGTGACAACCAGCTATAGCACTGGCGCGGTTTCCGGTGGTGGCAGCTACGTTGGGGGTTTGATCGGCGGACGCACGATTTGCTATATTACCAATAGTTATTGGGACATGGAGAGTTCCGGTATGACCTATAGCAACGGCGGCGAAGGCAGAACCACCGCGGAAATGGTTTTCCCCCACGCTGCGAATACTTTCGTTGGTTGGGATTTTTCCAGAATCTGGAGTGGAGACTTTTTTCACGAAGTAAATGGGGGCTATCCATATCTGCGAAATACAATACCCGGATCCCCGACGAGTGAAATCGTCCTTAAAGTTCCCCGCCCAACGTTGAAATCGTATCCAAATCCTTTCAATCCCAACACGACCATCTCCTTTGATCTGCCCCGCGCAACAGAAACGCGGCTCGATGTTTTTAACATACGCGGGCAGAAAGTTAAAACTCTTTGCTCCGCACTGTTCCCCGCTGGTTCCCATTCCATCGTTTGGAACGGCAGAGACGATAATGGCATTGCCTGTGCAAGCGGAATCTATCTCTGCCGGCTCTCTTTTGAGAATAAAACCCTCAATCTCAAAATGATGCTGATCAAATAG
- a CDS encoding STAS domain-containing protein translates to MSIDLHFNGNIASMKIDGFLNSENAHILQEKLTEVIKSDATLLELDLFNCRNISSTGIGKILLFYKDFISKGGEIEVVRCSTSVYELFSMLKLNQLFTVNLG, encoded by the coding sequence ATGAGTATTGATCTACACTTCAATGGCAATATCGCCAGCATGAAAATCGACGGATTTCTCAACAGCGAGAATGCGCACATTTTGCAGGAAAAACTGACGGAAGTTATCAAATCCGATGCCACTCTGTTAGAGCTTGACCTTTTTAATTGCCGCAACATCAGCAGCACCGGCATCGGCAAGATTTTACTGTTTTACAAGGACTTTATCAGCAAAGGTGGAGAGATCGAAGTGGTCAGATGCTCGACCAGCGTCTATGAACTCTTTTCCATGCTCAAGCTCAACCAGCTGTTCACGGTAAATCTGGGCTAA
- a CDS encoding GNAT family N-acetyltransferase, whose translation MMSEIEIRIVKSAPAEEILALYRHPGWWQTDENPEYLETVRRIISDTFCFVIALDGEKVIGMGRAISDGVSDGYIQDVIVHSDYRGRGIGKDIIHALIKRMKESGLQWIGLISEPGYERFYQSLGFGIMQGYTPFLLKEDQ comes from the coding sequence ATGATGTCCGAGATCGAGATCAGAATCGTGAAATCAGCCCCGGCGGAGGAAATCCTCGCCCTCTACCGTCACCCCGGATGGTGGCAAACGGATGAAAACCCGGAATATCTGGAGACGGTGCGCCGCATTATTTCGGACACCTTTTGTTTTGTGATCGCCCTTGACGGCGAAAAGGTCATCGGTATGGGCAGAGCGATCAGCGATGGCGTCAGCGACGGCTATATCCAGGACGTGATCGTACACAGCGATTATCGGGGTCGGGGCATCGGCAAGGACATCATCCACGCCCTCATCAAACGCATGAAAGAAAGCGGTTTGCAATGGATCGGATTGATCAGCGAACCCGGCTACGAACGCTTCTATCAATCCCTCGGATTCGGCATCATGCAAGGCTACACGCCCTTCCTGCTCAAAGAAGACCAATAG
- a CDS encoding SDR family NAD(P)-dependent oxidoreductase, producing MPENILVTGGAGFIGSHLCEALLAQGHKVLCLDNFCDFYDPQIKMTNISECRKQPNFSLIECDITDLDELSKAFSYYKIDLVVHLAAMAGVRPSIQNPELYEKVNVAGTLNLLQLCKIHGIGRFIFASSSSVYGNNAKLPFSESDNVDNPISPYAATKKAGELLCHTYHYLDKMSIICLRFFTVYGPRQRPDLAICKFASLLESGEALPVFGDGTSSRDYTYIGDIIQGVMRSIQYVQDHLCYEIINLGNDRGIGLLDMILNLEQVFHKEARLDFRVPQDGDIPHTLADISIARRLLGYQPRTSFAQGMQSFAEWWKCRLS from the coding sequence ATGCCTGAAAATATCCTCGTCACCGGGGGAGCCGGGTTCATCGGTTCCCACCTCTGCGAAGCTTTATTGGCACAAGGACACAAGGTGCTGTGTCTGGACAATTTCTGCGATTTCTACGATCCCCAAATCAAAATGACCAACATCTCCGAGTGCCGGAAACAGCCAAATTTCTCGCTCATCGAATGCGACATCACTGATCTTGACGAGCTCAGCAAAGCCTTCTCCTATTACAAAATTGATCTTGTCGTCCACCTTGCCGCGATGGCGGGTGTGCGTCCCTCAATCCAAAACCCCGAACTCTATGAGAAAGTGAACGTAGCCGGAACTCTCAATCTTCTGCAACTATGTAAGATACATGGCATCGGCAGATTCATCTTTGCGTCCTCATCCTCGGTCTATGGAAACAATGCCAAGCTCCCCTTCAGCGAAAGCGACAATGTGGACAATCCCATCTCTCCTTACGCCGCCACCAAGAAAGCCGGCGAATTGCTCTGCCACACATATCATTATCTAGATAAAATGTCCATCATTTGCCTGAGGTTTTTCACAGTCTATGGACCGCGTCAGCGTCCCGATCTGGCAATTTGTAAATTTGCCTCGCTGCTGGAAAGTGGAGAGGCGCTGCCAGTCTTTGGAGATGGAACATCCAGCCGGGATTATACTTACATCGGAGATATCATTCAGGGCGTGATGCGCTCAATCCAATACGTTCAAGATCATCTGTGCTATGAGATCATCAATCTCGGCAACGACCGCGGCATCGGACTGCTGGACATGATCTTGAATTTGGAGCAGGTCTTTCACAAGGAAGCGCGGCTCGATTTCAGGGTACCGCAGGATGGAGATATTCCCCACACTCTTGCCGATATATCAATCGCGCGCAGGTTGCTTGGTTATCAACCCCGCACGTCTTTTGCACAGGGCATGCAGAGCTTTGCCGAGTGGTGGAAGTGCCGGCTCTCTTGA